One stretch of Deltaproteobacteria bacterium DNA includes these proteins:
- a CDS encoding outer membrane protein transport protein — translation MHEQMAICPKGISLGNALSADPPGSMSVHYNPAGLTRIRGKQLDLGTTYANFGIKARFEAPPGWDDFFGYDYDPVAGTSAETIGAGINIPFSGPASLGFLVAPNVGYGWHPSGERWAVGAALYAPFAVGLEWPPSGVIYDAQYLYQQRLVISPGIAYKITDTLSAGLSIGIGSGAMGVRMEMRAPNDLVALTGVLGELTKGLPDILTLGLIPFPLFGGGLDPFESQGRMTADNLQDNLTTSYNVGLLWEPKDWFAAGICYQSESRAKFSGTYTLSYGQRFQNLMDWLVANDLMAIISEALGLPTTGALDYQRGRANIEFEFPRRVQGGIMLKPIKQLKLLADVNWIQWSSMEANIFQFDQNIQLMQLAYLIGYTGGNQRLVLPRYMKDTVHYHFGLEVMPTDWLTLRLGYEKRPSSVNPAYADLMFALPDLTLYSGGFGVRLTRDTNLDVGISVVKGEDISYKQNDGTTSQLLNTRELTSLIYNPYAGLDVYQETEALIITAGISYQF, via the coding sequence ATGCACGAGCAAATGGCCATCTGCCCCAAGGGAATTTCCCTGGGCAACGCCTTGTCTGCAGACCCTCCGGGATCGATGTCGGTTCATTACAATCCGGCCGGGCTCACGCGCATAAGGGGAAAACAGCTCGACCTGGGTACGACATACGCCAATTTCGGGATAAAGGCCCGTTTTGAAGCCCCTCCGGGATGGGATGACTTTTTCGGTTACGATTATGATCCCGTTGCCGGAACCAGCGCTGAAACCATTGGCGCAGGCATCAACATACCTTTTTCAGGTCCCGCCTCTTTGGGATTTCTCGTTGCGCCCAACGTCGGCTATGGCTGGCATCCGTCCGGTGAACGCTGGGCGGTGGGCGCGGCTCTTTACGCTCCCTTTGCCGTGGGTCTTGAATGGCCTCCTTCCGGCGTCATCTACGACGCGCAGTACCTGTACCAGCAACGGCTGGTTATTTCGCCCGGCATTGCCTACAAAATCACCGATACGCTTTCGGCGGGTTTGTCCATAGGCATCGGGTCCGGCGCAATGGGCGTGCGCATGGAAATGAGGGCTCCCAATGATCTGGTGGCCCTGACCGGCGTTCTCGGCGAGTTGACCAAGGGCCTGCCGGACATTCTCACCCTTGGCCTTATTCCGTTTCCCCTGTTCGGCGGAGGTCTCGATCCGTTCGAAAGCCAGGGGCGCATGACCGCAGACAATCTTCAGGACAATCTCACCACATCCTACAATGTCGGCCTTCTTTGGGAGCCCAAGGATTGGTTCGCCGCAGGTATTTGCTACCAGAGTGAAAGCCGGGCCAAGTTTTCTGGAACCTACACACTGAGCTATGGCCAGCGTTTCCAGAACCTGATGGACTGGCTTGTGGCCAACGACCTGATGGCCATCATCTCCGAAGCCCTCGGCCTTCCCACAACCGGCGCCCTCGATTATCAGAGGGGCAGGGCGAATATAGAATTCGAGTTTCCAAGGCGGGTGCAGGGCGGCATAATGCTTAAGCCCATCAAGCAGCTGAAGCTTCTGGCCGACGTCAACTGGATTCAGTGGTCATCCATGGAAGCGAACATCTTCCAATTTGACCAGAATATCCAGCTCATGCAGCTTGCCTATCTCATAGGTTATACGGGCGGAAACCAGCGGTTGGTGCTGCCCCGTTACATGAAGGATACGGTTCACTATCATTTTGGCCTGGAAGTGATGCCCACTGACTGGCTGACCCTGCGATTGGGTTATGAAAAGCGGCCTTCTTCGGTAAATCCGGCCTATGCAGACCTTATGTTCGCGCTGCCCGACCTGACTCTCTACTCAGGGGGCTTCGGAGTGAGGCTTACAAGAGACACAAATCTGGATGTGGGCATATCAGTCGTAAAAGGCGAGGACATATCTTACAAGCAGAACGACGGTACGACCAGCCAGCTTCTGAACACCCGCGAACTGACCAGCCTGATTTACAATCCATACGCGGGCCTGGACGTTTACCAGGAAACCGAGGCATTGATCATAACCGCCGGTATTTCATATCAGTTTTAG
- a CDS encoding protein kinase, whose product MEPVRFGKYLLLDQIATGGMAQLYRAKMTGDEGFQKLIAIKKILPHLAVEKELVDSFIDEAKLAAFLQHENIIRIYDFGTMENDYFIAMEYLFGKNLRMVMDRAAIRKIEISPDHALFIIGRVCDGLDYSHSLTDLSGIPLKIIHRDISPPNIFISYDGTVKIVDFGVAKASSKNTTTQTGIIKGKLAYMSPEQAQGKEIDHRSDIFSVGILFYEMITGSRMFTGETMQVLAKVREADYVPAQIVKPDIDPMILDILQKALEPDPDHRYQSCGQMLADVEEAAFALNFRGSTRTLAHYMQELYSEQIEEEEKTKRFVLKNESCESPGCNAEEPREATTVKVAEKQDKDGTLFSDEEVVRDLRKKQGRARAKWSIIAVILMSIVGAAVYFLLDTGEDHWQPALLALEQQNYTEAVSLFDEAARLDPAKHPAHVPAHARALVEEARRHYNMKETGSAEAMLKRAVTLNPADIDARFLLGRIHLAKKDYKKAIDEFGTVTRINPGFVQAFFNLGYIYAVTGDYPKAESFYEKAARLTPPFLDEVLTNLAAVQDKMGKRQESLKNLEKAVSLNPQNSEAKEYLKWLKSQNPQA is encoded by the coding sequence ATGGAACCTGTAAGGTTTGGAAAATACCTGCTGCTGGACCAGATCGCCACGGGCGGAATGGCCCAGCTCTACCGAGCCAAGATGACAGGCGACGAGGGCTTTCAAAAGCTCATCGCCATCAAGAAGATACTGCCCCACCTTGCCGTTGAAAAGGAACTCGTTGACTCCTTCATCGACGAGGCCAAGCTCGCCGCCTTTCTTCAGCATGAAAACATCATCCGCATCTATGATTTCGGCACCATGGAGAACGATTATTTCATCGCCATGGAGTACCTTTTCGGCAAAAACCTGCGCATGGTGATGGACAGGGCCGCCATCAGGAAAATTGAGATTTCCCCGGACCACGCGCTTTTCATCATAGGGCGGGTGTGCGACGGCCTGGACTATTCCCACTCGCTGACCGACCTGTCCGGCATACCGCTCAAGATAATCCACAGGGACATAAGCCCGCCGAACATCTTCATATCCTACGACGGAACAGTCAAAATCGTTGATTTCGGCGTGGCCAAGGCGTCCAGCAAGAACACCACGACACAGACCGGGATAATCAAGGGCAAGCTGGCATACATGTCGCCGGAGCAGGCCCAGGGCAAGGAAATCGATCACCGCTCGGACATTTTTTCGGTGGGCATCCTGTTTTATGAAATGATAACCGGAAGCCGCATGTTCACGGGAGAGACGATGCAGGTGCTGGCAAAGGTCAGGGAGGCTGACTACGTGCCTGCCCAAATCGTCAAGCCGGACATCGATCCCATGATCCTCGATATTCTTCAAAAGGCGCTGGAGCCTGACCCGGACCATCGCTACCAGAGTTGCGGCCAGATGCTGGCGGACGTCGAGGAAGCCGCTTTTGCCCTCAATTTCCGGGGCTCCACACGCACTCTGGCCCACTACATGCAGGAGCTTTACTCCGAGCAGATAGAGGAGGAGGAAAAAACCAAGCGTTTCGTGCTTAAAAATGAGTCCTGCGAATCGCCTGGCTGCAATGCGGAAGAGCCTCGGGAGGCCACAACGGTAAAGGTGGCTGAAAAACAGGACAAAGACGGCACGCTTTTTTCCGACGAGGAGGTGGTCCGGGACCTGCGTAAAAAGCAGGGAAGGGCGAGGGCCAAATGGTCGATAATTGCTGTAATTCTCATGTCCATTGTAGGGGCTGCGGTTTACTTTCTTCTGGATACTGGCGAAGACCACTGGCAACCTGCACTGCTGGCCCTGGAACAACAAAATTATACAGAGGCGGTCTCTCTTTTCGATGAGGCGGCCAGGCTTGACCCTGCGAAGCATCCCGCCCATGTTCCGGCGCACGCCAGGGCCCTTGTGGAAGAGGCTCGCAGGCATTATAATATGAAAGAAACAGGTTCGGCGGAGGCCATGCTGAAAAGGGCCGTAACGCTAAATCCCGCCGATATAGACGCCCGGTTCCTTCTTGGCAGGATTCATCTTGCCAAAAAGGATTACAAAAAGGCCATCGATGAATTCGGCACGGTGACAAGGATAAACCCCGGGTTTGTCCAGGCTTTTTTCAACCTGGGTTACATCTATGCGGTGACGGGCGACTATCCAAAGGCGGAATCCTTTTATGAAAAGGCGGCCAGGCTTACACCGCCCTTTCTGGACGAGGTTCTGACCAACCTGGCTGCGGTACAGGACAAAATGGGCAAACGGCAGGAAAGTTTGAAAAATCTGGAAAAGGCCGTTTCCCTAAATCCTCAAAACTCTGAGGCCAAAGAGTACCTAAAATGGTTGAAATCGCAAAATCCCCAAGCCTGA
- a CDS encoding transporter: MSRKLIFPALCLCFFLFWGNTAQCEEGESPAVQREDPVRALQKRVQAMEEELEFYKKEAEARTALMPTDKDQEQKDRTEDVLKASEDEAAKYVLLKQRTIEMRYSLSYTHSSYDRVSSELDIERETYFNFVNSLGLSYGLLPRLSINASIPFVFKYQKSGTSMQESDLGDASFGASWQLAREAEYQPAVLVSLGYTAPSGRSPYKVDIAKELSTGSGLHTFNVGLNISKVIDPVIAFGGFGLTYSLDVDGLNQLRYGTVLQEVKPGYGFSYAMGIGFALSYNTSVTFRFSASHAAATEFVVNGFLYESDESSSASFIIGSGWRITPKSSLNISLGYGLVGLEDYSLMVSIPFDFTL, translated from the coding sequence TTGTCACGCAAACTCATATTTCCGGCTCTTTGCCTGTGTTTCTTCCTTTTTTGGGGAAACACGGCCCAATGCGAGGAAGGGGAAAGCCCGGCTGTACAGAGGGAAGACCCCGTAAGAGCTCTTCAAAAGCGCGTCCAGGCAATGGAGGAAGAGCTCGAATTCTATAAAAAAGAAGCCGAGGCTAGAACTGCGCTCATGCCTACGGACAAGGACCAGGAGCAAAAGGACAGAACCGAGGATGTCCTGAAGGCTTCAGAGGATGAAGCGGCCAAGTACGTGCTTTTGAAGCAGCGCACAATAGAAATGCGCTACAGCCTGAGCTATACGCATTCTTCATACGACAGGGTTTCATCCGAGCTGGACATTGAAAGGGAGACTTATTTCAACTTCGTCAACAGTCTTGGCCTGAGCTACGGATTGTTGCCCAGGCTGTCAATAAATGCGTCCATTCCTTTCGTGTTCAAGTATCAGAAATCCGGCACCTCGATGCAGGAATCCGATCTCGGCGATGCTTCATTCGGCGCTTCCTGGCAGCTGGCCAGGGAGGCGGAATATCAGCCGGCAGTGCTGGTGTCTTTAGGATATACCGCTCCTTCCGGCAGAAGCCCCTATAAGGTTGACATCGCCAAGGAGCTTTCCACCGGCTCCGGCCTTCACACCTTCAACGTGGGCTTGAACATCAGCAAAGTCATCGATCCCGTCATAGCCTTCGGCGGTTTCGGATTGACATATTCCCTGGATGTTGACGGATTGAACCAGCTGCGTTACGGGACCGTGCTCCAGGAGGTCAAGCCCGGTTATGGATTCAGTTACGCAATGGGCATCGGATTCGCCCTGTCGTATAACACTTCCGTCACCTTCCGTTTCAGCGCCTCCCATGCGGCTGCAACCGAATTCGTTGTAAACGGGTTTCTTTACGAGTCGGACGAATCATCATCAGCTTCGTTCATAATCGGCAGCGGATGGCGCATCACCCCCAAATCCAGTCTGAACATAAGCCTGGGCTATGGCCTCGTGGGCCTGGAAGACTATTCCCTGATGGTTTCCATCCCCTTTGATTTCACGCTGTAG